ATTAATACTAACAAATTCTTccagtgtttattttttcctttaaaaaaaaagatgttttctttttgtgtctctcAGGAAGTAGGTGGAACGCAGACTGAAGCCTTccatggtttttttgttgttgctgtaatCTCAGATGCCAGTTTTAACAAACAGAACACAAGCTTGCAAAATGTTTGAACTAGTACCGCTTTTTctccaacttttatttttaaacagtgatGAATCCAAACTCCCTCGCGTCACAGACATCATCATCGTCATTGTGGTTGTCATGTGTCATTGTCACCGTGATTTTCGTGTCGTGGCTTTTCTGAGGATCTTAGCTGCACTTACAAGACTTGACGATCATGTTGGAAAGTTGTTCGATCTTGGGTGTGTTGCCAATATAGTAGAGGATGGTCAGTGGCTCCAGATCTTGGGACACACAGCAAGGGGAAGCAGAAGCTTCAGGATTTATGGTATTGTACAAACTGAGGACCTGAGTGACACAAGACAGGAGGGACACATACAAAAGCAAGTGAtgagtttcatttgtttttacattttgtacgtgtgtgtgtgtgtgtgtgtgtgtgtgtgtgtgtgtgtgtgcagctgcaaGCAAGGGCCAGGAATTGATGGTGGGTGTCCTCCTCAATCTCTCTCCACTTCATTagctacctatctatctatctatctatctatctatctatctatctatctatctatctctctatctacctatctatctatcttacttAGtctgggtctctcattgaacctacaGATTGTTGATTTGGCTTGGTTGCAGATTGTAGGTTGGCgtggtcagcaagctccaggcatcctcctgtctctgttcctctcaGCTCTGAGGTTATGAGTccatcaccacatccagcttttatgTGGTCAAtggggatatgaactcaggtctccatacTTACAGCATCTTacgcactgagtcatctccccagctcagggCCACTGATTAGGCCAtcttaattattgtttttcttactcTAAATTATGGTCAGATTGGCTTGTGTTCTTAGCAATGATAAATTTAGACTTTTCCCACAAGTTGCCTTGTGTTCTTTTTGTACATATTAAACAAATGATTCCTTAAAAAGCCAGATCACACCAAATTGTTCAGTTAGATTGTCTTAATTTTCCCCCCATAAATTTACTGGCTTTTGCTACACAAAGACCCCAGGCATCCTTCTATTTGGtcttatttctatataaatttggAACCAAGGTTTCATGAATACCCATTTCACATTCCCACACATTTTAAGAGCTCCTTGGCCTTGGGGACTCTGGTCTCTTTGTTTGCCCTGTATTTCTAGGAAGCCTTGTCTGGACAGTGTGTGACTCATGTGCCAGGGGACAGAATGGCAATAGAGGAATAAAATATTCCATTGACATTCTTGTAAGAACTGTAATCTACCCTCAGGTATAAAAAGGATGCCTGCTTGCAGCAGGATATCTtcctattaaatgttttcaggCCGATTAAATGTCACTTTCATTTTTACAAAATCCCTTTACTGACCATGCCTTATAATTACAGTGATGTGaagaatggaggaaaaggcaaCATGGAAGCCTCATggattctgtgttttgtttcactAGGATACAAAAATCTTCCTTGGTAGCCCACACTATATAacatatcaggctggccttgaactcaccataaAGCTgaggttggtcttaaactcataatcctcctgcctcacttgaGTTCTGGAATCACAGGCGTGTACTACCCCACCCACCTAGCTAATCTCTGGTTCCAATCATTcactttattctattttgtttaaagCAACACTACTAACTGACTCCCGTTAACATTCCTCATGTTGGATGGGGACGAGTATGTTCAAGAACTAAATACCAAGTCCcacaatagaagagaaagtgctgCACAGAGTTCTGCAGTTTTATCCCAGCCTCCATCACAGGAGTGTGTGACTCTTACTGATGGAAGCGTGTAGGTCACCAGTgatgacagagacatttccaaGGATGCCATTAATGTGTTAGTCAAACAAGTGACCTTTTCCTCGAGATTCCCTGGGATGTTTTCAGCTGAGGACAAGAGACCTGTTGAGCGCAGCAACACTGACTACTTTATTAGGCTACCCCTGGCTTCTTGGGGAACTGTCCAAACCACATATTTGTGACCATGACAGTTAGTCTTCCTTCTCCTTGGAAAACAAGCCTGGCCTCAGCCTTCACACACTCCCTCTGTGTATCAGGGAGGAGAATTACGTTTCGACTTGGCAACCGGGCCCTGCCCGCGTTACAGCTACTGCTGCTACAGTCCAGATGAAgcaggctggccagagagctcagACAAAGGGACAGGCATGAGCCAGCTTCCCTCACATGGCCACGCACGTGGTCAGCCCTGAGTGCCAAGCCTACAGGGGCACTGTGAAGATGACTGGAGGAAGGGAAGCCATGTTTGTCcatttcagttccagtccaggcAGGCATATACCAGCAAATAGATCTCATATTCCACTAATACATAATTTTTCATAAGCAGGAAAGAGCCATTTTTAATAACACAGATTGTCTAAAATAATTGATAATGTCCCAGCTCCCAAATTCAGCCAAATGCGATCTCTCTGGCAGCAGATTCGTTTTCCTACCCTGCAGTGAAGGCGATGTTTCTAATCCTCTTTAATAAGGAGATTTACAGAAGCATAAAGAGCAGAACAAAAACCTCTACTTTCTGACACATTTGAGGAATTAAGCTCAGAAAGATGGAGCAATGGGGACCAGGTTATAAAACAAACAGGGCTGCAATCCAAGCTCTGGGCTGTCACTGATTTCTCTTTCATCTTGGGCAAGGCACCCACACATTCTAAAACTAACTTCTGTTTTTTAGAAAACTTCTGTTTGAACAAGACCATGTCTGAAGTCCTTCCCATCTCTAAAATCCTACACCATGAGCCACAAAGAGGAAGTCCATGGAGGACTATATCAGAAGGTAGAAAAAGTTTATGCTCATCTGGGCTGGGATACACGGCATCCACTCTTGGGTCTTCTTGCTGAGTTATCCTGCTGTCCTCATTGAAAAAACTTGATAACATATTTAGCTCTGCGTTCACTTTGGGTTTAGTCATAGAGATTTAGAGAGACATATGTGGTAGTGTATAGCTGGAATATCAACACTTGGAGATAGGAGCAGGATTGccaaaaattcaaggccagcctgatctacctaaggagtttcaggacagctaaggctacacaatgagatcctgtatcaaaaaaagcAACCACTAACAAATGAAGTTTTAGAGATAATCATCTTAAATATATAGGTTATACTTCACAACACTATTGAGGTTGgcattgttactattattatgatgatgaacTGAGGCAAGAGTAGAAGAGACAAATGATTCAGATACTTACCTTGGTATGCTGAGTGTCTGAGCTCCATAGATATGGGCATGCCCCAGCACAGAAGTTGGCATTGTACCCTTTGGGCTCATGGATCCATTTCCACCCAAGATCCCGCTTGAAATCAATGTAAAGAGGGCGAAGGCAGCAATTATCCTGCACATTTCTGTTAAAAGAAGAAGCAGTGGGGATTTGGGAGTTGATTTCACATGCATCTCACCCTGTGTCAGGAAAGTGACTCATTCCACTCACGGCAAACACCATGAGACTGGCCTTGCAGGCACTCTCACCATTTCACACAACGCCAACAGTGAGATGCCACAGTGAGTCCCTGAACTACTTTCCTGTATGTATTCTATACCCTGGCCTTCTTGTCTGTAACCTGGAAAATCAACATTCATCTTCAAGGAACTAAGAGTAAGCAAGAAGACAGTTGAAAGGGGCCGAGTCCTTCCTGCTGAAGAGCTGCCATCcagcttctgctgctgtggtgtGCACACAATGAATAAAATCTAACAGATATTTTCAGAGAGACCCTGGAGGCATTCCCCTTTGAGACTGTATCCTATGCTTTGCCACCTGTTGCTAGATCAAGGAATGAATCAGAGTTCAAGAACTATGGAGTCTTGTTGCCATAATCACTGGCTCTGTCAACCAAAATAGCCTCCTCCATCTGTGACCTATGAGGTGGTGAGCCCCTCGTAAGGAGGATCCTGCCCTGATCCAACACCAATTGACATGCCAGAATGCATGGGTAAATGGGATAAGAGGGAGGAGTTGGAAGCACAAAGTGATGTATcgtaattatgttttaataaaaaaaaataaaatagtttgagAAAGCCTTGGGGAGAATGTCATTACGAGATACAAAACCTTTACTGTCTATACCTGTCCTTGAGCAATGACTTCAATCCAGGTCAATATATGGAGGGGAAGCAAAGACAACGCTAGGATTAGCAGATGCAAACATtcgtctttattttcatttctttacctAAAGCAATAGGCGGCATCCAGAGCACGCTTCTTCCGCCGGGTGGACTGTTGTGACTCCAGTCTGTAGGAGGGCAACAACATTAGCAGGAGATGTGGGGTCTTCCCactgttttttttcctagtgGACTTTATAGTTTTCTGATCACCACTGGTATATGTGGAGGTGCCATCAATACCTTGAAAAAACGCATTTGGGTAATAAACATTTAGCTTTACCTTTATCAAATATAAGCAgcaatatttatataatatagttcCCCATGCCTACGGTCACGAACGACAGTGACGAACACCACGGCTGCCTTGCCTGGCTATCATCATtccccacagacacagacagggcACAATGGGCCTCCCACAAGTGACAATGAACACATCTAAATGGGCCTCTTGTCCAAGGCAGTTCTGGGTTGAAGGCAGGGCTGTTACTGGGGAAAGTCACTACAGAAGAAGTCTTTGACCTATGGTCCAAGGGCAATCTAGGCAGTTTATTTTAATCCATCCTCAGTGTGGGCTGTGTTCAAGCCCTCAGCAACAGAACCCACAGCCATAGAGCACGCCTTGTCGCCTGCTGGTTCGCTCTTTCCCTGAGACCATCAACCCAGAAGGCTTTCCTAATGAGCAGAACCCGAGCTGTAGCGAAATGGCCGTGAACTAGGTTCAAGGAAACAGAAGTCACCCTTACCTAATGCTATTTTGGGAAGCTGTACAGAAAGagctttttcattcattttatggcATCCTCAACACTTTTCTGATTCCATCTGAGATTTAGAAACCTGAGCTTCCCAAAGCATGCACAAGAGACTGCCAGTTTAAGCATTTAATCTCCACTCAAGAGAATCGTGGCTAGGTTGGAGACCAAAATAAATCTCTACACCTTCGGGGAGTGTTTTTCCATGTCCAAGGGCCGCTGAGAATTTCTAAAAGTGGACTGAAGTCCCAGGTGAGGTTAGGAGGGAAGGCTGGCAGATGCCACAACAGCGTGCGGCATGGACGTCCCTTTCACCTCCTCTCCCAACAGTCCACTGTCTCTTAAGTCAAGTGACTTGAACCCTTGGCATccttatttactctgtgtgttgATGAATTCAGCTCAAAGGTGAGCAGGGGAAAGGAGAGCCTCCTTCTGCATTTGTTAGTGGCTACAGAAATCTGGTAGAGTTGCATATAGGGTGCAGGCTAGAAAAAGGTGGTGTGTCCCAACCTTTTTCTGGAAGGTGAGTTACAGAAACTGAGACGTGAGATCATTCTTTTCTTTGGTGAAATGCGTTTGTTGATGCTTAAAACTTTGCTTAGTGGGTTAGAAATGAATTTCCTTAGCATCCatgatgtaattttaaattttccccccttttttctcttaaatagtTTTACTTTGAAGGGGTATAGGAATGGAGGGTAGAtacaaagggacagggagatgaatgaaagacacacagaataaatgaaaagaaagttaaaagtgTATTTCCTTGAATCCTTGTCATCTCCTTCAATAATCTCAGCAGATAGGAAGCTGATTTGCTTAGGTGAGGAGTAAAGGAACAATTAACAGAGCTGTTGTTCACAGGGTTACAGAGCCGGCTTCATCACTAGGTGTGAAGCAGGGAAAGTCTGGAGTCTACTCCATTCTTCCAATCCtttccatttaaaagaaaatacctttattttattttttagtaatgtttatttgtgtgtgcacttgagtgcaggtgcccttggaggccaagAGGGGTCGCCAGGTTCCCCTGAAGCAGGAGTTAGAAGCAATTgcgagctgggaattgaactcagatccttggcaagagcaggacctgctcttagtcactgagccctGTCTTGAGGCgcacttccttctccctcccaccgAGCAGATCATCGCCCAGACACATGAAAGTGCCCACCCTTCACCAAGCAATGCCATTTTCACATGCAAACTGACTTCCGCCCTCAGAAGAGATTTTCCCAGTAAGGATAAAGCTTCAGTTACCTGCAAATCTTGCTTCAAGCTCTTCACTTTTATTCGGGATAATGTAATTATTAGACGGTACAAAGGTACAGCAGGGGCAGTGTAAACTGATCTTAAATCCCAGGTTCCTGTCTGGAAAACAGCAAGTTAAGGAAGTCATTTGTACATGCGTCTATGTCTGGAGTCAGCTCACAGGCTGTTGGGGCCACATCTAGGAAGACAAAGGGGGAGCTTTGTAACCTTTATGGTGAAGCCACTCGTGCACGGCATCGGTCACGTCGAAGGAGAGCCACTCGCCTTCTGCTCTCGTTTTTACAACCTTGCTGTCGATGTAGCGCTGGGTTGGAGACGTTAAGTCTTTGGATTTGAGGATCtggagaggggaaagagcaggAGGAATCGCTCAGCTGGATGCTGGCAGCATGACTAAACCCAAACCAACCACGCTCTTCCAAGTCATTATTGACACTAGCTCCAAGTCTGTATTCGTGCAATGTCATCCCGGTAGTGCAGTTCCATGCATGAGAATGCGACACCAGGCCATTTGCTCGGAAAAGTATAGCTAGGAAGTCTGCTGTGTGTTCTGATAAAGATGACAGCCACCATAAAAGCCACTGGCGAAAGAAAAGTGACAGCCGTTCTGATTTTACTTTGCTGACAGAAGCTCTGTAAGAATCCaccataaatttttttcttttttaatatatgaagCTTGTGGCTTTGTTGCTCTGTCtccttatttctttaatttggaGATCTGGAAGATGAGGGCGCAGTTCAGAAAGCCCACACTCTCCCTCGCAAGTCCTCAGATTATAAATAGAGGGAGAACAAGCTTGCCCTCTTTTCCTTAATCTGCTGGCGTTAAAATATGGGTCCTGCTTTTGAGGTAAACCTCTGGCTGGGATTTTGACTCTGAGCATGATTTGTGACTTATGATGAAATCCTGCATGCTAACATCAAGGAAGAACTCTGGACAGGAGCGGTCTAGTGCAGTGTGCCATTGAGAGTCTGGAAACAGATCTGCCCGGGGCACCGAGACGTCAGGAAGACAGTGAAGGAGCTGTGACAACAGGCCACTCTGGGGTTTCATCAGGAAGTGCAACTCTGTGGTACAGACTTCTacaagtctgtctcaaaacaatcgAATTTTATGAACCAAACTGTGACCCTAAATTTCCCGGAGCTTTGGTGAATCCTACGTCCAGCTTGTTCCTTGCCTTTCAGCAATACTGAGGGGCTCAAGCCATACTGTTCTATACAGATCTTCCTGATTCtcagtctaattttttttttttttttttttttttggtttttcgagacagggtttctctgtggctttggagcctgtcctggaactccctttgtagaccagtctggcctcgaactcacagagatccgcctgcctctgcctcccgagtgctgggattaaaggtctcaGTCTAATTTTTGAGGGTATTTCTTACATAGGTATTTGGTCCCTCCAGATCATGGAGTCATGCCATCAACTGGACAACTGGCTCAAGAGCTACTAAATGACTCTCTAGATATCTAGTAGACATATTTGTTCCCTGGTTGCCTGCAAAACCAAAACATGTTACTTTCTAACTAGTTGTTAATGcatcctccaacacacacacacacacacacacactcacacacacacacgtcttcaCAGTTTGCTTGAGATAATGTGACAACCAGTGCTTCCTGGGATAGTTGGGGTTAGAGCAGATTCACCCCTGGATTGACAAAGTACTATGGAGAAGTTAGAAGCAAGAGTTGGGTTTGTAGCTCATTTACATACTTAGGTGTCCTCATGAACTTTATGCAAATGTAGTCCACAGGCCTGCCCCCATGGACAAAACCCACTAAATGGAAGAAGATAGGGGTGACCATGATCCTGTAACAGGCAAGAAGTGCTTTTTACTcgtcaaagaaaacaaatgaatatgaCCCGAGGGCTGGGTACAATGGACTCTGGGCTTAACGCACACTTTTTGGTTTAACTTAGTCCTCCAACGATCCCTGTAAAGTAGATGAAGCAAAGGGAAAATGGGGGAGGATTCAAAGGCCACCCCGCCCCAAGCCATTTTACTACTTTGCTATGACAATCCGAGCGGGCCCATGAGGTCATGACCTTTTCCATAGGGTAGGAAGAATTCAATAATCAAAGcaaaagtctttgaagaagattGTACTAAACCTTGATGCAGGCGGAAAGCACACCTAGCCGAGGCTGACATGAAACATTAAAGGCTGTGAGTCCTCTAGGGGTAAGAACCTGTCTTGGGCGACTAAGACACAGCGTAGCCAACTGAGGAGAAGTGGTGCAATGTGCCCGAGATGGGGTAAGATGATAGAAACAATAGCGGAAGTGTGATTCCATCCACTTCCCTTCCAGACCAATGGTTCAGAGCACACTCGGATTCGTCTGCTGGCTGTGGATTTTTCTCCTAATAGGGTCTTCTGTGAGGTGAGACATTGTGATGTGGTCTTTGTGCATAATTTTCTGTGCTCTTAGTAGGGTATTTATCTTCATACAATTAATACTTAGGGATACTACACAGAACCAAAACTCATTTTTATACCTTAAttatatgtaaattaatataatataatcattTGATACTATATAGAACAATTTATATGATTATaaattttgcatgtaaaattaaatgaatatccAAATATCTATGATATACATGATACATGTATATGACTctatctacacacatatacacgcatatacCTAATACCCAATCTCACTAAAGACAAGACTCTCATGACCACATTAATCAAATGGATGAAAAATATGTATGGGCAAACTGATagaaaaatttttattcttattacatttctgtacatgtgtgagcatgtacaGAGGCATGTGGTGTGTTGTGGTAGGTATGGTAGTCAGGGCACAGCTTACAGGAGTTAGTTCTCACTACCACGGTGTGGGTctcggggattgaactcaggtcagcaggcttggggGCAGACATCTTTGCTGGGCCACCTAACCAGCCCGCTGATGATATTCTTTTCCTTACGTAGGAATAAATCTATATTATTCTGATTTCAAAAGGGGGCGGTACAGGCTAGCAAAGGACTCTGGCTTTTTCTGTTGTGAAGCCACTGAAGAGTTAGGGTTTGGGGCTCCCTCAGCCCCAGAGCACTGGGGGGGCTCAGTCCATGGACAACTCACCTCTTTTGAAATCAGGAAAGGGCCTACTGGATTGTTTCTCGTAGAGATTTAAGAGTCATGAAAAGGCCACGTGTCAACAACACCATTAAAGACAGGAGGCCACGTCATTCTGAGACAGAGAAATGAccacttctctttctgcttctgtgtctaGAACTCTCCGGACTACGACTTCTTAAACTCCAGTCTTAACTCCACTCTTCTCCCGTCCTCggcagaggcaggaaacagcTGTTTCTCATCACTCAGTGAACAGCCCTCCTGCTCCTGAAGACTGTAACTAAGTCCCCTCACCATGcatgttttccctctctctaaGCTAAATAAACGGAGTTCCTTTAGACCGTGTTTAGAGGGGCAGACTCCCAAACCTTTAATCATTTGAGTGGCTAACAAGGACGAATGATGCTTTTTAAAAGGATTCCTCCACAGGATTCAGCGTTCCTCCTCAGAACCATCTACAAAAGTGTCTAGCCACACCTCGCCACGGATTCTTCACTTCAAAGCTGTAGGTGCTGCTCCACCATTCCTGCTTGTTCCCATTCATCAGCATGCTAAGTCAAGTCCAAGGGCAGATGTACGGCGCGTcagcctgctgcctctgctcaTGGTCCCTTTGAGCCATTGCAAAGTGCTGGGGAGGGAGTTCCAGCAGTAAAGAGCCTGTCCTGCAAACATGGGGATCTGAGTTGAGAACCCCCGTGCTCACGTGAAAAGTCGGGCATGGTGGCATaaatctgtaactacagttccagagtaGACACAGGAGGGTTTCAGAAGTCCACCAGTCGGTCAGCCTAGCTGAATGGATAAGCTCCAGGGTCACTGAGAGATCGAGTAAAAGGCAGAAAGCAATAAAAGAGCACATCCAatattgatctctggcctccacatatatgtacacacatgtgcgtgcatgcgtgtacacacacacacatacacacacacacacacacacacacacacacgtcatacaAAAAGGACTAGACCAGTCAACTTCCCATTATATTTTAGCCTTTGCTATCC
The sequence above is a segment of the Microtus ochrogaster isolate Prairie Vole_2 chromosome 6, MicOch1.0, whole genome shotgun sequence genome. Coding sequences within it:
- the Tgfb2 gene encoding transforming growth factor beta-2 isoform X2 produces the protein MHYCVLRTFLLLHLVPVALSLSTCSTLDMDQFMRKRIEAIRGQILSKLKLTSPPEDYPEPDEVPPEVISIYNSTRDLLQEKASRRAAACERERSDEEYYAKEVYKIDMPSHFPSENAIPPTFYRPYFRIVRFDVSTMEKNASNLVKAEFRVFRLQNPKARVPEQRIELYQILKSKDLTSPTQRYIDSKVVKTRAEGEWLSFDVTDAVHEWLHHKDRNLGFKISLHCPCCTFVPSNNYIIPNKSEELEARFAGIDGTSTYTSGDQKTIKSTRKKNSGKTPHLLLMLLPSYRLESQQSTRRKKRALDAAYCFRNVQDNCCLRPLYIDFKRDLGWKWIHEPKGYNANFCAGACPYLWSSDTQHTKVLSLYNTINPEASASPCCVSQDLEPLTILYYIGNTPKIEQLSNMIVKSCKCS
- the Tgfb2 gene encoding transforming growth factor beta-2 isoform X1 codes for the protein MHYCVLRTFLLLHLVPVALSLSTCSTLDMDQFMRKRIEAIRGQILSKLKLTSPPEDYPEPDEVPPEVISIYNSTRDLLQEKASRRAAACERERSDEEYYAKEVYKIDMPSHFPSETVCPVVTTPSGSVGSFCSRQSQVLCGYLDAIPPTFYRPYFRIVRFDVSTMEKNASNLVKAEFRVFRLQNPKARVPEQRIELYQILKSKDLTSPTQRYIDSKVVKTRAEGEWLSFDVTDAVHEWLHHKDRNLGFKISLHCPCCTFVPSNNYIIPNKSEELEARFAGIDGTSTYTSGDQKTIKSTRKKNSGKTPHLLLMLLPSYRLESQQSTRRKKRALDAAYCFRNVQDNCCLRPLYIDFKRDLGWKWIHEPKGYNANFCAGACPYLWSSDTQHTKVLSLYNTINPEASASPCCVSQDLEPLTILYYIGNTPKIEQLSNMIVKSCKCS